A region of Alteromonadaceae bacterium 2753L.S.0a.02 DNA encodes the following proteins:
- a CDS encoding GH35 family endo-1,4-beta-xylanase, which produces MRLSFKRIGAAVLALGILPGIAVAGSKNHHSFKIPQYFAPHKHKFQKVDSLADAAKRSHRLVGSAASYNLLTSDEVYAEILTSEFNYITPENAGKWGPLQPNSPDEWNFDAHDEMVAFAGENHLAYKGHALVWHSQAPSFINDDLTADELQGLIDQHVNTTVTRYSKEIRAWDVVNEAMGDDAQYRDSVFYRKLGPDFIANAFYAAKSADPTATLYYNDYNIAGMNAKSDAVYNMLKDLKDAGVPVDGIGFQMHLTAASAPSYDELVANFRRFAWLGLRVNVSELDVRISDLPWDYQTNLAIQRQVYHRVVSACMAVRRCESVTTWGINDQYSWINYTFGPDAPLPWDENYGRKPAYYGMLDGFMRLAPDASDLPNLVDNSNFEGGVAGWSAWAGEIQHVRSFGRHRSNVLLLSERSENWSAAAYDLTDKVIPGQTYDVSASTKLTWKSPADTVELNTKVVCEGGEAQYNNLEVSVADARRWVELSGVLEVPACELSEVTVFVGGPQSGVSLLLDEVVVRPQVLVPSSDGYGDNLVSNPYFETGTEGWFGFGAAVVGISNDTVKSGAQSAYVSGRSDTWQGPATSVAEGVIAGDIYDMFAWVRVEGAASWVGATVKVSCADGDQFLGITGANLEADTWTLLRGSVQLPDCDLSDAVLYVEGPDAGVNLLLDEVYFRRDNAASDALDQVDDGNLHPNGGFELGTESWSSWGGTLGTSSDLIHSGAASGVLANRTANWQGPVFNLLSVAVPGGEYEISAWSMVQGASQDTLSITVKTVCEGEPESYNQLDAQLVDSVAWTRLSGSIVLPSCNLTEASLYFAGPEAGVDVYLDDVVILGSGVEAQNLIANPGFETGTEGWQSWGGNLQAVADEAHSGAQSGLLSARTGDWEGPVYPITDIVGPSGSYAISAWIKIAGATTAMTSITLKTTCEDGTEYYNWGGEVEVNDTGWTELAGNVPVPPDCVTVSAVLYFGGPAQEVDIYIDDVVATIAHPGDSVEGNSNLVTNSGFEGSLDGWVSWGGNLALSTDLVYAGDYSAVLSNRTGDWEGPVYSLLGAVDAGASYAISAFTRISGSSAGTEPVSITVKVACDDGSSEYLWGGQVSAVDSDWTELAGSVTLPSCNLTEVSMYFGGAAQAASIYLDEVSVTAQ; this is translated from the coding sequence ATGCGCTTATCTTTCAAGCGGATTGGTGCTGCTGTCTTAGCACTGGGTATACTTCCCGGTATTGCTGTGGCGGGTTCCAAAAACCATCATTCATTTAAGATTCCTCAATATTTCGCACCTCACAAGCATAAATTCCAAAAGGTGGATTCCCTGGCTGATGCAGCCAAAAGGTCGCATCGCCTCGTGGGCAGTGCCGCGAGCTATAACCTGTTAACTTCAGACGAGGTGTACGCAGAAATCCTCACCAGCGAATTCAATTACATTACACCGGAAAATGCTGGCAAATGGGGCCCTCTGCAACCCAACTCCCCTGATGAATGGAATTTTGATGCACATGACGAAATGGTCGCTTTTGCTGGCGAAAATCATCTGGCGTACAAAGGCCATGCGTTGGTGTGGCATTCTCAGGCGCCGAGTTTTATTAATGACGACCTTACTGCTGACGAATTGCAGGGGCTGATTGATCAACACGTTAATACCACTGTAACCCGCTACTCGAAAGAGATTCGCGCCTGGGATGTGGTAAACGAAGCTATGGGTGATGATGCCCAATACCGGGATTCGGTTTTCTATCGAAAGCTCGGGCCCGATTTCATTGCAAACGCCTTTTACGCTGCAAAATCTGCTGATCCAACAGCGACCCTGTATTACAACGATTACAACATTGCCGGCATGAACGCAAAGTCAGACGCCGTATACAACATGTTGAAAGACTTAAAGGACGCAGGTGTTCCCGTTGACGGTATCGGTTTCCAGATGCATTTAACGGCCGCCAGTGCGCCTAGCTACGACGAGTTAGTTGCTAACTTCCGCCGTTTTGCCTGGTTGGGCTTACGTGTAAACGTAAGTGAGCTCGATGTGCGCATCAGTGATTTGCCTTGGGATTATCAAACGAACCTGGCAATCCAACGTCAGGTGTATCACAGAGTGGTTAGTGCCTGTATGGCGGTACGACGCTGCGAAAGCGTTACCACCTGGGGTATCAATGACCAATATTCCTGGATCAACTACACTTTTGGCCCAGATGCGCCTCTCCCCTGGGATGAAAACTACGGTCGTAAGCCAGCGTACTACGGCATGTTAGACGGTTTCATGCGTCTTGCTCCGGATGCTTCCGATCTGCCCAATCTAGTCGACAACAGTAATTTTGAAGGTGGTGTTGCAGGATGGAGCGCTTGGGCTGGTGAGATCCAGCATGTGCGTAGCTTTGGACGGCACCGTAGTAATGTTTTGCTACTTTCGGAACGCAGCGAAAATTGGAGTGCGGCGGCTTACGATCTAACCGATAAAGTTATTCCCGGTCAGACCTACGATGTGTCTGCGAGCACAAAGCTCACTTGGAAATCGCCTGCGGATACTGTCGAACTCAATACCAAAGTGGTGTGCGAAGGTGGTGAAGCTCAATACAACAATCTTGAAGTTTCCGTGGCAGATGCAAGACGGTGGGTTGAGTTGAGTGGTGTGCTCGAGGTTCCCGCCTGTGAATTAAGTGAAGTTACAGTCTTTGTTGGCGGGCCGCAGTCTGGCGTAAGCCTCTTGCTGGACGAAGTGGTTGTACGTCCGCAAGTCTTAGTACCGAGTTCTGATGGCTATGGCGACAATCTGGTGAGCAACCCCTACTTTGAAACCGGTACCGAAGGTTGGTTTGGGTTTGGTGCCGCGGTGGTTGGTATTTCCAATGATACTGTTAAATCCGGTGCTCAGAGTGCTTATGTTTCAGGGCGAAGTGATACCTGGCAGGGCCCGGCGACCAGCGTTGCAGAAGGTGTAATCGCGGGCGACATATACGATATGTTTGCTTGGGTACGTGTTGAAGGAGCAGCCTCTTGGGTTGGAGCCACCGTAAAAGTCAGTTGTGCCGATGGTGACCAATTCCTGGGTATCACCGGGGCCAATTTGGAAGCCGATACTTGGACGCTGCTGCGCGGCAGTGTGCAACTTCCCGATTGCGATCTCAGCGACGCCGTTCTGTATGTGGAAGGGCCTGATGCGGGTGTAAATCTGCTCCTGGATGAAGTTTATTTCCGTCGCGACAACGCTGCCTCTGATGCACTGGATCAAGTGGATGACGGTAATTTGCATCCCAACGGCGGTTTTGAACTGGGTACTGAATCCTGGAGTAGTTGGGGCGGTACCCTGGGCACCAGTAGTGATCTGATTCACAGCGGTGCTGCAAGTGGTGTACTTGCCAATCGTACCGCCAACTGGCAGGGTCCGGTGTTTAATCTGTTAAGTGTTGCTGTGCCAGGCGGAGAATATGAAATTTCTGCTTGGAGCATGGTACAGGGAGCCTCTCAGGACACACTCAGCATAACGGTTAAAACAGTGTGTGAAGGCGAGCCCGAAAGTTACAATCAGTTGGATGCACAACTGGTCGATAGTGTGGCCTGGACCCGGCTCAGTGGCAGTATTGTTCTTCCCAGTTGTAATCTTACTGAGGCATCGCTGTATTTCGCAGGGCCGGAAGCGGGTGTGGATGTCTATTTGGATGACGTGGTGATATTGGGGAGCGGTGTTGAAGCGCAAAACCTCATCGCCAACCCAGGATTTGAAACGGGTACAGAGGGCTGGCAAAGTTGGGGTGGAAACTTACAGGCGGTAGCCGACGAAGCGCATTCCGGTGCCCAGAGCGGGCTTTTGAGCGCGCGCACTGGTGATTGGGAAGGCCCGGTTTATCCGATCACTGACATTGTTGGTCCCAGTGGAAGTTACGCAATTAGTGCCTGGATTAAAATTGCCGGTGCGACAACTGCTATGACGAGCATTACCCTTAAAACGACTTGCGAAGATGGTACCGAGTACTACAACTGGGGCGGCGAGGTAGAGGTTAACGATACCGGTTGGACAGAACTGGCGGGTAATGTTCCAGTTCCCCCAGACTGTGTGACTGTATCGGCTGTATTGTATTTCGGCGGGCCGGCTCAGGAAGTCGACATCTATATTGACGATGTGGTTGCCACGATCGCCCACCCAGGTGACAGTGTCGAGGGCAACTCCAACCTTGTCACTAACAGCGGTTTTGAAGGTTCGCTCGATGGTTGGGTCAGTTGGGGCGGCAACCTCGCGCTATCCACAGACTTAGTTTATGCCGGTGATTACTCTGCGGTATTGAGCAACAGAACCGGTGATTGGGAAGGCCCGGTATACAGTCTTCTCGGCGCGGTCGATGCGGGGGCCAGCTACGCTATTTCCGCGTTCACCCGAATATCTGGCAGCTCTGCGGGTACTGAGCCGGTGTCGATTACCGTTAAGGTGGCTTGTGATGACGGATCTTCTGAGTATTTGTGGGGCGGTCAAGTCTCGGCGGTAGACAGTGACTGGACCGAGCTTGCTGGTTCGGTAACCCTGCCGAGTTGTAATCTTACCGAGGTATCGATGTATTTTGGTGGGGCTGCCCAGGCGGCGAGCATCTATCTTGATGAAGTCAGTGTAACCGCGCAATAG
- a CDS encoding polysaccharide deacetylase — MTITKLPLVQKLLFLFCFSLAQCGTAAEAPWNGKTAAISLTYDDALAAHLDNVAPALTQHGLLATFYITANSDAFRSRIDDWRAMAMNGHELGNHTLFHPCAGNKPGRAWLSKDLYLDKWSKTRYLENLKINDTLLQAVDGKTSRSFAYPCGDTEVGGESYIPDISSEFSAARAVWGAAPKIAEVDLMSVPAKMVNGNSAKELIALVDEAIANNTWQVFLFHGVGSDYALDVSLEAHNQLVAYLAKQKSKLWVAPVDDIAKFVEQTRTTQE; from the coding sequence ATGACAATTACCAAACTCCCTTTGGTTCAAAAACTCTTGTTTCTTTTTTGTTTTAGTCTCGCCCAATGCGGCACCGCAGCAGAAGCGCCATGGAACGGAAAAACTGCTGCAATTTCATTGACTTACGATGATGCCTTAGCAGCTCACCTCGACAATGTAGCACCCGCCTTAACTCAGCATGGCCTATTGGCGACTTTCTATATAACTGCAAATTCAGACGCCTTTCGATCACGCATTGATGATTGGCGTGCCATGGCGATGAACGGTCACGAACTGGGCAACCACACATTATTCCACCCTTGTGCCGGTAACAAACCCGGTAGAGCCTGGTTGAGCAAAGACCTCTATCTCGACAAGTGGTCGAAAACCCGGTATCTCGAAAACCTGAAGATTAACGATACTCTCTTGCAGGCCGTCGACGGTAAAACCAGTCGCAGCTTTGCCTACCCCTGCGGTGATACCGAAGTCGGGGGCGAGTCCTACATCCCGGACATCAGCTCAGAATTCAGCGCCGCTCGCGCAGTGTGGGGTGCTGCGCCGAAAATTGCTGAGGTTGACCTTATGTCTGTACCCGCAAAAATGGTTAACGGCAACTCAGCCAAGGAACTCATTGCTTTGGTGGATGAGGCTATCGCCAACAATACCTGGCAGGTTTTCCTGTTCCACGGCGTTGGCAGTGACTACGCGCTGGATGTCTCACTGGAAGCTCACAATCAGCTCGTCGCCTATCTTGCAAAACAAAAATCAAAACTTTGGGTGGCTCCGGTGGATGATATTGCCAAGTTTGTGGAACAAACCCGCACGACACAGGAGTAA
- a CDS encoding tryptophan halogenase, with translation MGAIKKVVIAGGGTAGWIVAAALSKKLGDVLDITLVESEDIGTIGVGEATIPPIRVFHRLLQIDEQEFMRATSATFKLGISFENWKNGDDTYIHSFGKTGRETWLADFIHFWLKAKEIGFAGDFGDYCYELQAAQKNKFGLSKNSEINYAYHLDATRYAQFLRKMSEASGARRLEGKIASVQQNNDTGYIESLTLENGEIIEGDLFIDCTGFHGLLIEKTLHTGYEDWGHWLPCNTAVAVQTESVGPAVPYTRSIAHHAGWRWRIPLQHRVGNGLVYSSDYMSDDEAVSTLLSSVEGKTLTEPRLIKYRTGRRRKIWNKNCVALGLSSGFIEPLESTSIHLFIMGITRLMQLFPFSGIEPSLVDEFNAETSKELEMVRDFIILHYKVTERNDSSFWQYCRNMDVPEKLARRIELFKSSALAFQREGELFRVDSWTQVMLGQGITPQSYHHLVELMSASELQNMLTGLDGSIAKAVEMLPTHQEFVDNYCKA, from the coding sequence ATGGGTGCGATTAAAAAAGTTGTTATAGCGGGCGGAGGTACGGCCGGCTGGATTGTTGCGGCTGCACTTTCCAAAAAACTGGGTGATGTTCTGGATATTACCCTGGTTGAATCTGAGGATATTGGCACAATTGGTGTTGGCGAAGCGACGATTCCCCCAATACGCGTGTTCCATCGCTTGCTGCAAATCGACGAACAAGAATTCATGCGGGCGACATCGGCAACTTTTAAGTTGGGCATTTCGTTTGAAAATTGGAAAAATGGCGACGATACCTACATCCACTCTTTCGGCAAAACCGGGCGGGAAACCTGGCTTGCAGATTTTATTCACTTTTGGCTTAAGGCCAAAGAAATAGGGTTTGCTGGCGATTTTGGTGACTATTGTTACGAGTTGCAAGCCGCTCAGAAGAATAAATTTGGGCTTTCAAAAAACTCGGAAATCAATTACGCCTACCATTTGGATGCGACGCGCTACGCGCAGTTTTTGCGTAAAATGAGCGAAGCTAGCGGTGCACGTAGATTGGAGGGCAAAATTGCCAGTGTGCAACAAAATAATGATACCGGATATATTGAGTCGCTCACCCTGGAAAACGGTGAGATTATTGAGGGCGACTTATTTATCGATTGTACGGGCTTCCATGGCTTGCTTATTGAAAAGACTTTACACACCGGTTATGAAGATTGGGGGCATTGGTTACCTTGTAATACCGCCGTAGCGGTACAAACAGAATCCGTTGGCCCAGCGGTACCCTACACTCGTTCAATAGCTCATCACGCGGGCTGGCGTTGGCGCATTCCCTTGCAGCATCGCGTAGGAAATGGTTTGGTTTATTCCAGCGATTATATGTCTGATGATGAAGCTGTAAGTACTTTGCTATCGTCAGTTGAGGGTAAGACGCTTACTGAACCGAGGCTAATTAAATATCGTACCGGGCGGCGGCGAAAAATCTGGAATAAAAATTGTGTTGCACTGGGCTTATCCAGTGGCTTCATTGAACCTCTTGAGTCCACCAGTATTCATCTTTTTATTATGGGAATCACACGCCTAATGCAGCTATTCCCCTTCTCGGGAATCGAGCCATCGTTAGTCGATGAATTCAATGCAGAGACCAGCAAAGAGCTGGAAATGGTGCGGGATTTTATAATTCTCCATTACAAGGTAACAGAGCGTAACGACAGCTCTTTCTGGCAGTATTGTCGAAATATGGATGTGCCAGAAAAGCTTGCGCGTCGAATTGAGTTATTTAAAAGTTCGGCCCTCGCCTTCCAGCGTGAAGGAGAGCTTTTCCGAGTAGATTCATGGACTCAGGTGATGCTGGGGCAGGGTATAACTCCGCAGAGTTATCACCATTTGGTAGAGTTGATGAGTGCGTCTGAATTGCAAAATATGTTAACTGGCTTGGATGGCTCAATTGCAAAAGCTGTGGAAATGTTGCCTACGCACCAAGAATTTGTCGACAATTATTGCAAGGCTTAA